Proteins co-encoded in one Dreissena polymorpha isolate Duluth1 chromosome 12, UMN_Dpol_1.0, whole genome shotgun sequence genomic window:
- the LOC127853805 gene encoding uncharacterized protein LOC127853805, which translates to MSCFKSYIKKCVKYSWFILLTMARNRRSKRKHTTRKEKNACTISHVVAGISTDDKEFSGRLSLVLDKLAVNKHLIQFIRRTMLSYEREMTLKNKALGGNRQTYIFGSQIEGTTTAGMKSDVDHLFRFDMFRLFLDSENPPIQPHDHQVVIKVSTKACASQYCFLTMIEPSTQAMRFKQLDPDRDPVDLVNFFHIHIDWRRTDGKIAHTIMFDALNHLPEILQQAKRHGPAESIYNMDSVYACYCNSLPKQCKFVFERPRPGHWPTKKTLNKAKKYGVFIVPQGPPKNTNICTKDDFDYQWRISTNLTERLLMFSLDTVHMKAYVLTKMIRKELFVPEYRDRLSTFHFKTALLFAVENTRPDEWMEDNLIKCVKNILETLRRFLKRRYCPHFTIENVNLFDGKIERREFQKLVDKITCVSNSLRTKIENIQMDNIGKTLIEFSTANNERNRTFKNCSALFNNVLCMSYTTAHYFYGFEFSETPVNERMVLIEIEQTRLEKYYRAPLEKYRKYDYALYDLSSTLACMGASAYLEQKTKGLEFNHAGINRARKMYSLSLESDIIGNYMRYASFLFCNREYDEACTYFDLIEKQIEEDKTSNLIFQFFVSPSESLALQIAKQSRKQSFKQIWSVFLKFRPAEAMCVPEFLRYEMYRGSFGDSTSGFPFPFYSPFGCICVQIEPYLYYLQYMTYRELHKEPQQSEALMKLSTYTEIIKPTRLIFSEDDELVLSFAHFDTSLNMLGHCLELEQKLKSAWKTYTTSVHMVPDDNASLLHIIRLLWKAFQRQRICGHFNNIFELPKQISLLLDVLCDLNQS; encoded by the coding sequence ATGTCATGTTTCAAATCATACATAAAAAAGTGCGTGAAATACAGTTGGTTTATTTTGTTGACGATGGCTCGTAACAGGCGCAGCAAACGCAAACATACAACAAGGAAAGAGAAGAATGCTTGTACAATATCCCATGTTGTGGCAGGTATTTCGACAGATGATAAAGAATTCTCAGGGAGACTTTCACTTGTTCTTGATAAATTAGCCgtcaataaacatttaatacagTTTATAAGGAGAACAATGTTATCTTATGAACGGGAAATGACACTGAAAAACAAAGCACTTGGGGGTAACAGACAAACTTATATATTCGGAAGTCAAATCGAGGGCACTACAACAGCTGGAATGAAATCTGACGTAGACCACTTATTTCGTTTTGATATGTTTCGTTTGTTTCTTGATTCAGAAAACCCCCCAATTCAGCCGCATGATCACCAAGTCGTGATAAAGGTGAGCACAAAAGCCTGTGCTTCACAGTACTGTTTTTTAACAATGATTGAACCATCTACGCAAGCAATGCGTTTTAAACAATTAGATCCAGATAGGGATCCTGTTGATCTCGTTAATTTTTTTCATATTCATATTGATTGGAGGAGAACTGACGGTAAGATTGCACATACAATTATGTTCGATGCCCTAAACCATCTTCCAGAAATACTTCAGCAAGCAAAAAGACACGGACCTGCAGAAAGTATATATAATATGGATAGCGTTTACGCGTGTTACTGCAACAGTCTTCCTAAGCAATGCAAGTTCGTTTTCGAAAGGCCTCGTCCCGGTCACTGGCCTACGAAGAAGACGTTGAACAAAGCCAAGAAATATGGCGTCTTTATTGTTCCACAGGGTCCCCCCAAAAATACGAACATATGCACGAAAGATGATTTTGATTATCAATGGCGAATTTCAACAAATCTAACTGAGCGGCTATTGATGTTCAGTTTAGATACAGTACATATGAAAGCATATGTCCTGACAAAGATGATTAGAAAAGAGTTGTTTGTGCCAGAATATCGAGACAGGCTGAgtacatttcattttaaaacagCCCTTTTATTTGCGGTCGAGAACACCCGACCTGATGAATGGATGGAGGACAATCTTATCAAGTGTGTCAAGAACATACTTGAAACTTTGAGGCGCTTCTTGAAACGACGCTATTGTCCACACTTCACTATAGAGAATGTTAATCTTTTTGATGGGAAAATTGAGAGACGCGAATTTCAGAAATTGGTGGATAAGATTACATGTGTCAGTAATTCACTTCGCACAAAGATCGAAAATATACAAATGGACAACATTGGAAAGACGCTTATTGAGTTCAGTACCGCAAACAATGAGCGCAACCGAACTTTCAAGAATTGTTCAGCACTATTTAATAACGTATTGTGTATGTCTTATACTACGGCACACTATTTTTATGGATTTGAATTTTCAGAAACACCTGTCAATGAGAGAATGGTTTTAATTGAAATCGAACAGACACGCTTAGAAAAGTATTATCGCGCCCCGTTAGAGAAATACAGAAAATATGACTATGCTTTATATGACCTCAGTTCAACTCTTGCTTGTATGGGTGCTTCGGCGTATTTAGAACAGAAGACTAAAGGACTTGAATTCAATCACGCCGGCATCAATAGAGCTAGGAAAATGTATTCCCTATCTCTAGAGTCTGATATCATTGGTAACTACATGCGATATGCTTCTTTTCTTTTCTGCAATAGAGAATATGATGAAGCTTGTACATATTTTGACCTGATTGAAAAACAGATAGAAGAAGATAAAACTTCTAATCTCATTTTCCAGTTTTTTGTTTCTCCATCGGAGTCATTAGCATTGCAGATAGCAAAGCAGTCACGCAAACAGTCATTTAAGCAAATATGGTCTGTCTTTTTGAAATTCAGACCAGCAGAGGCGATGTGTGTTCCTGAATTCCTGCGTTATGAAATGTACCGAGGGAGTTTCGGGGACTCTACTTCTGGTTTTCCGTTCCCATTTTATAGCCCTTTTGGCTGCATTTGTGTGCAAATCGAACCCTATCTCTACTATCTACAGTACATGACATACAGGGAACTTCACAAAGAACCTCAACAGTCGGAAGCTTTGATGAAATTATCGACATATACTGAAATTATTAAACCCACACGATTGATCTTCTCAGAAGATGACGAACTCGTCCTGTCATTTGCTCACTTTGATACCTCTTTAAACATGCTAGGGCACTGCTTAGAACTGGAGCAGAAGTTGAAATCGGCGTGGAAGACTTACACAACTTCTGTACATATGGTACCCGACGACAATGCGTCCCTCCTGCACATAATTCGACTTCTTTGGAAAGCCTTTCAACGTCAGCGGATTTGTggacattttaacaatattttcgaACTGCCCAAACAAATCAGTTTACTCCTGGACGTGTTATGCGACTTAAACCAGAGTTAA